A DNA window from Bdellovibrio sp. BCCA contains the following coding sequences:
- a CDS encoding ExbD/TolR family protein yields the protein MGNGGGKSKSRATLSEINVTPLVDVMLVLLIMFMVTTPLMQQGIEVDLPKTSSSGVELNEEPFVLVIGPDQKMTVAKTKIAMNELRPKLKAIFENKKNKQVYIQADRKVDYGFVAEAMAEVRAAGIFNIGLITLPKDQ from the coding sequence ATGGGTAATGGAGGCGGTAAATCAAAAAGCCGCGCAACATTAAGTGAAATCAACGTGACTCCCCTGGTGGACGTCATGTTGGTGCTTCTCATTATGTTCATGGTGACAACTCCTTTGATGCAACAAGGGATTGAGGTCGATCTTCCTAAGACATCTTCTTCGGGAGTGGAACTGAACGAAGAGCCTTTTGTTTTGGTGATTGGACCAGATCAAAAAATGACGGTAGCTAAAACTAAAATTGCGATGAATGAACTTCGTCCCAAATTGAAAGCCATCTTTGAGAACAAAAAGAACAAACAAGTTTACATCCAAGCGGATCGCAAAGTGGATTATGGTTTCGTCGCGGAAGCCATGGCAGAAGTGCGTGCCGCCGGGATCTTTAACATCGGGCTTATCACTCTTCCTAAAGACCAGTGA
- a CDS encoding cell envelope integrity protein TolA — protein MNYLEQEIPQNDQLSRGIGISFAIHALIISFFTLKTVFFTPEQIDFSQAVRVDMVGLPDKVEPKTLPAPTKEEAKAALPDKEVAKEKPVEKPPEKVVEKKTPPKTEPIKVPEKKEDGVNLEKVKNQQKSALEKLKAMAALEKIKEDVAQEKAKAPPAHGKADNGTQKIKGNVLSPGTSLTGLTKLQHDTYASDLDSHIKQNWSLPEWLAKRDFKAQARVFIDSRGNILGRKIVKSSGNASYDEEVLATIDRSAPFPAPPEKFLAIVSVDGILIGFPE, from the coding sequence GTGAACTATTTAGAGCAAGAAATACCACAGAATGATCAGTTATCACGCGGCATCGGGATCTCTTTTGCGATCCACGCGCTGATTATTTCGTTTTTCACTCTGAAAACGGTGTTCTTTACGCCTGAACAAATTGATTTTTCACAAGCTGTGCGCGTGGATATGGTGGGCTTACCTGATAAGGTCGAGCCAAAAACTTTGCCAGCTCCTACGAAAGAAGAAGCGAAGGCAGCATTGCCGGATAAAGAAGTCGCTAAAGAAAAGCCTGTGGAAAAACCACCTGAAAAAGTTGTTGAGAAAAAAACGCCGCCAAAAACAGAGCCTATCAAAGTGCCTGAAAAAAAAGAGGATGGCGTTAATTTAGAAAAAGTTAAAAATCAGCAGAAGAGTGCTTTGGAAAAATTAAAAGCCATGGCCGCCCTTGAAAAGATCAAAGAAGATGTGGCTCAAGAAAAAGCGAAAGCTCCGCCAGCTCATGGTAAAGCTGATAATGGGACACAAAAGATCAAAGGCAATGTGTTGTCACCTGGGACATCACTAACGGGACTCACGAAGCTTCAGCACGATACATACGCGTCGGATCTTGATAGTCATATTAAACAGAATTGGTCTTTGCCAGAGTGGCTTGCAAAAAGAGACTTTAAGGCCCAGGCTCGCGTATTTATTGATTCGCGTGGAAATATTTTGGGTAGAAAAATTGTTAAATCTAGCGGAAATGCCAGTTACGATGAAGAAGTATTAGCAACTATTGATCGATCTGCTCCTTTCCCTGCTCCACCAGAGAAATTTTTAGCGATCGTGTCCGTAGACGGAATCCTGATCGGATTCCCAGAATAA
- a CDS encoding translocation protein TolB, whose product MMKQLLALLLAVSIFPVFSQAQENGIYIKLGEARTKKSLMAMPAFQYFGAPSSASKYQSVGVELFNTISNDLSVSSYFQFINQSAYLEDTSKTGLMPAPGQPNGFKFQSWSAIGADFLIRAGFSIVGNEVTLETYTYHVPRANLVLGKKYKGPVSSARRIAHTFANDVLKALTGKEGPFLSRVVASSDRAGSQIKEIYVMDWDSANMEQVSNHRSISISPAWSPDGKKIAYTSYVKRVGAKFRNADMLLLDLASGKRSLVSYRQGINSGASFSPDGRNIYLTISQGSSPDIYKMTLDGNLVGKITNGPAGALNVEPAMSEDGKLAFSSDRAGRPMIYTANADGSNVKRITFAGVFNSSPAWSPDGKKIAFSGQSDNNFDIFVMNADGTGMIRLTSAKKPNGKMASNEDPSFSPDGRFVMYTSNRTGKNQIYISTVDGTEERRVTNDNYNYYKPKWSTNID is encoded by the coding sequence ATGATGAAGCAGCTCTTAGCTTTGCTCCTGGCTGTAAGTATTTTTCCTGTATTCTCTCAGGCGCAAGAAAACGGTATCTATATTAAACTCGGCGAAGCTCGCACGAAAAAAAGTTTGATGGCCATGCCTGCGTTTCAATATTTTGGGGCTCCATCAAGTGCGTCGAAATATCAATCTGTCGGTGTTGAACTCTTTAACACTATTTCAAACGACCTTTCTGTTTCTTCATATTTTCAGTTCATCAATCAAAGTGCTTATCTTGAAGACACAAGCAAAACAGGTTTGATGCCAGCTCCTGGTCAACCGAATGGATTTAAATTCCAAAGTTGGTCGGCAATTGGTGCTGATTTCTTGATCCGTGCGGGATTTTCTATTGTGGGTAATGAAGTGACTCTTGAAACTTACACTTACCACGTTCCGCGCGCGAATTTGGTTCTTGGCAAAAAGTATAAAGGTCCCGTGAGCAGCGCCCGTCGTATTGCACACACTTTTGCAAATGACGTTTTAAAAGCTCTGACTGGCAAAGAAGGTCCTTTCCTTTCTCGCGTGGTCGCTTCGAGTGACCGTGCGGGGTCGCAGATTAAAGAAATCTATGTGATGGATTGGGATAGCGCGAATATGGAGCAAGTTTCCAATCACCGCAGTATTTCCATTTCTCCAGCGTGGTCTCCGGATGGAAAGAAAATCGCTTACACTTCTTACGTAAAACGTGTGGGTGCAAAGTTTAGAAATGCGGATATGCTTCTTTTGGATTTGGCTTCTGGAAAGCGCTCCTTGGTTTCTTACCGTCAAGGTATCAACTCAGGCGCGAGTTTTTCTCCGGATGGAAGAAATATTTATCTGACGATTTCTCAAGGAAGCAGTCCTGATATTTATAAAATGACTTTGGACGGAAACCTTGTTGGGAAAATCACGAATGGACCTGCAGGTGCCTTGAACGTAGAGCCCGCAATGTCTGAAGATGGAAAGCTTGCGTTTTCTTCCGATCGCGCAGGTCGTCCGATGATTTACACAGCCAATGCGGATGGATCAAACGTGAAACGCATCACTTTTGCGGGTGTGTTTAACTCTTCTCCGGCGTGGTCTCCGGATGGAAAGAAAATTGCGTTCTCGGGTCAAAGTGACAACAACTTTGATATCTTTGTGATGAATGCCGATGGCACAGGAATGATTCGTCTGACTTCTGCGAAAAAACCAAACGGTAAAATGGCAAGCAACGAAGACCCTTCGTTTTCGCCGGATGGTCGCTTTGTGATGTACACAAGCAATCGCACTGGAAAAAATCAAATCTATATTTCTACGGTGGATGGTACAGAAGAGCGTCGTGTAACAAACGACAACTACAACTACTACAAACCTAAATGGTCTACGAACATTGACTAA
- the tolQ gene encoding protein TolQ, which translates to MSAVLSLFVNVAQAAPSVSVNTSSIDAIFQASPIVQLTLMILIVLSVFCWAIGYTKYQTFKKMNQSDDLFMNKFWKVNSLDTLYEDIDQYHDSSIARVFKAAYLEMKKISESPLLAKTDGDKPILSGIDNLERILNKASENEIARLESRLTVLATTGSTGPFIGLFGTVWGIMGSFHKIGQTGSASLAVVAPGISEALIATAIGLAAAIPAVVLYNNFISRIRKQEIALNNFNADFLNIVKRNFFQGN; encoded by the coding sequence ATGTCCGCTGTTCTTTCTTTGTTTGTAAATGTGGCTCAAGCCGCTCCCTCTGTATCAGTGAATACCAGCTCCATTGATGCGATTTTTCAGGCCAGCCCCATTGTTCAGCTTACGTTGATGATCCTTATTGTCTTGTCTGTTTTCTGCTGGGCAATTGGTTATACGAAATATCAAACATTTAAAAAGATGAATCAGTCCGACGATCTTTTCATGAACAAGTTCTGGAAAGTAAATTCTTTGGACACTCTTTATGAAGACATCGATCAATATCACGATTCTTCCATCGCGCGTGTTTTTAAAGCGGCTTATCTTGAAATGAAAAAGATTTCTGAGTCTCCTCTTCTTGCAAAAACAGATGGAGACAAACCCATCTTGTCAGGTATCGACAACCTTGAGCGTATCTTGAACAAAGCTTCTGAAAATGAAATCGCACGACTGGAATCTCGTTTGACGGTTCTTGCGACAACGGGAAGTACGGGTCCTTTCATTGGTCTCTTCGGAACTGTTTGGGGGATCATGGGCTCTTTCCATAAAATCGGACAAACAGGATCCGCGAGCCTTGCCGTCGTGGCTCCAGGTATTTCAGAGGCTTTGATTGCAACGGCGATCGGTCTTGCGGCAGCGATTCCTGCGGTTGTTCTTTATAACAACTTTATTTCTCGCATCCGCAAACAGGAGATCGCATTGAATAACTTTAATGCCGACTTCCTTAACATCGTGAAGAGAAACTTCTTTCAAGGAAACTAA